CCAGGAAGTCTTGCTCAACATTATGTGGTACCGACAATCAAGGAAAAAAACACGTAACTTTGTCCTGCTGAAATAGATCATATAGGCAATCAACATAGATCAGAGACCGTGATGAAAACCTAGACTCAATTCACATTGGTTTATTTGATTGCCTATATGCtcaaacaatacatttattagATTATTTAGGTTTTTTCCCATGTTTGTCTGCACCACTTTAATATCAAGCAAGACTTCCTGAATTCTATGGTATACTTTTGCTATTTTCACAGGAAAATATCATACATTTCATTCCACAACGTTTATTAGGTAAGCAAAAGTTAATTActtttcagataaaaaaaactaccTAGCCATTGTTAATTAGCACTACCCGGACAAACTACAACAGTAATTGCTACTTacacatcagtaataataatcctacaatataatgtataataatgtaacttttgcatttactcatttagctgatgttttattcaaagcgacttaacaattgctatatatgtctgtctgtcactgacTGTGAACCTTATGAACATCAATGCTGGACCTCACCAATGCTCTTGTGGCTGACTGAAAACTGACTTGTCTTGAATGGTATGTTCAATAATCACATATGAACATAATGTGttggtgtccacatacttttggccaatTATTATATCTTTACTTCACTTTTTTGTCCCCTTTTTTGTGGCTGCTAGTCTTTATACAGCACACACATAATCACAATGTCTCAATCTCTTACTttgcctctctgtgtttgcaaAACCGAAGATAAATGGGATTTCAGATTGACATTACTGAAAAATAATCCTAAATTAATTTCTCTCAAATAATGAATTCTGTCGCCCACATCACTTTCAACTACAATTTTGAGGCCTTTAACAACCTAAAAAAGCGTATActttaaatgtttgaaaattAGAACTTTACACACACAAGCTTATCTTCTGACACAGCAACTAAATATCAGATGATTCATAATCTCGTTAACAATTGCTTGTCAGACCTTTGATGTCCCAAATGACACCCACATTTAGTCTGATTCATACTCTTTACTACACATTTCAACCTCACGCTGCATTTAATTACTTGGATTTGAAGAATGTGAAACACTTTGGCATTTAGTTACCAGCCGACATTAAGGTTCTGGGACCTGACAACTGCAgattgtttaaacatgtataaTCACAGTTCAGGTAGACTAAAAGTGTTCTGTTTCACTTGGAAATACCTCAGTCGGGCCGAGTGGGGACCCAGCCAAAGCTCTCTGAGGAggcaagaaacaaaaaaacacgtAAAACTTTCAGAAAGTCAATTTGAGAAAGACATTCACGTGGTAAAACAAGCCAACATTCAGTTTTCAAGGTCAGCTTCTGCTGTTTTCTTGCCTCTCGACCCTGATGTACCCACTGGGCAGAAACACACCCTCTGTCCACACAAGGTCttcagcactgtgtgtgtgtgtgtgtgtgtgcgtgcgtgtgagtgtgagtgtttgtgtttgtaagtgGGGGTTATGGACGGAGAcagcaacacattttttttaggATCAGGACAGATCCTTTGAACATGCTGTGTTTACACCAGTTCAAATGCCAGTGTGCCCGTGATTCACTTTGACACAGCAGGCTGTTGAGAGGATGTAAGGGAGGGAGGggatctgtatgtgtgtgtgtgtgtatgttgtccTGTACATACATTCATGCATCCTGCTTATGTGTTTGGATGGTTCATTattacatttcacacacacacacacacacacacacacacactcccacagtCTCCCTGAAGATGGAGTCTGTTTGGTGAGCTGGCTGCCTCCCCCAGCTATCCTGGGGCCAAGAACAGTGTGAATACATTATAtgaaggcacacacacacacatacacacatacacgcgaCCTTATCTGTTCCACAGCCCCCCGTGGAGGCAACTAATGCCTGATTGGTAAGCCAAGAAACAGTGTGATTCCAGACGCGCAACTTATGCCCCGCACTGCGCTCACAGCTTGGAGATGCAGATGACCTTCCATGAAGCAGGTtttggtgagtgtgtgttcatttgGGAACAGATGATGTGCATCATGGTGAACCTGGCCTTGACCTGTGTCATGAAGGGAGGACTCAGTAATGAGTAAACCCGGCCCACCACTACCCTGACACTGTTTGTTTCACATAAGGAAGACCTCCGTGTCCTGTCCCACGTCCCATCCCACGTGCAGCACCGCACCTTCTCCAGCAAACCACTTGCTGGAGAAGGTGCATCCAGGGTATAATTAGACCCAAAGTGTGACTTATTCATCCTTCGCCATCAGTGTCAATGAGttgatggcatcctctgtgcaAAGAAATACCGTGCTACTTCTACACATGACAGCATTTACAGTATAATAAATGCTACATaagccatcttggattttgttgatttgatgAATGTAGAACAATAGAAGCGTATTTGATGGTGTCATATGTAATTGTATGTACATTATGTGCTGTCCCACTGAAATTTGTCAGTGGCATGTCATCTCCACTCCTGAGTCCATATGCTGCGTTGGATAATTTCGCTCCACCGCTGGGTTTCCCTTTCATGATCATCTGTTCTTCTGACTTGTAGGCGGCTGTTGGCCTATTTCCAGACTGGCCTACACTAAATGAGACAGATGAGTTTTTGGCTTTAATGCCAAATGACTTTTCTCGCCTCCAATCCTCCCCCAAGCCCCTTGTGAGTGCATGTGCCACAGTGGtaccacacaaaaacaaacacaaacactcttgATAACCATTTCCCAGAAAAATCTTAGTTTGTTGTCACCAAAAACCTTCATCCCACCTCCAGTCAGTCCGCTTCCTCCCACACTGCACTTTGTCTTAAATGATGAGTTTATCAGACTACTAAAAGTTAATTTAGGGTACATCTCTTTAAAGGATGAGAAAATGTGTAGGATACTTTTTTCGTGTTCAGAAAGAAATtctaacatttgttaaaatgaaGTCTGAGTTTAAGGTGCCTCTAATTACCTCATCATAAATAGCCTAATCAATCAAGCAAGAAACAATGTTTCTTTTGACAGACAGTGATGCCTTACTTTCTTAGGTAACGCCACAGTGAAGACAGTGACAAAACCCGGCCTGCCACTGCCTTTCTTGTGCTTCCTCCGGTGactctcccccctcctcccgGGCTGACGTAGAGAGGATCCTCCGCTGCCCACGGCTGTGGGCGACGAACCAGCCGCGGGTATAAACAGCAACCCGAGACTCCAGCTCGTCACAACCTGCAGCCCCAGCGACTCGCTCACCAGAGCTGAACCTCAGCAGAGATAGCAGCAAGCAGGCACTTCCACGCCGCGCAGGCTAACTCGCTTTCGGCTTTGGTTCGAGATGCAGACTCGTTGGACCATGAGGGGCTCCAGCGCCcacaactttaagagtgagtaGCATCTCCATCCTGCACCTGCAGTTTGACGGCTTTtgattttgcaaatgtttttctgtgagtTAACCTAGTTGGCTTTCACTTGTGTGCATTTCTTTAGATTTTCAACAAGTTATTTGAGGAGCAAACcaattttaaactttaaaattacaTGTTATTCTGGGTAGGTCCATTAGCAgccttgtgtgtctgtggtaaAAAGCTGAACTAGACgtcattttgtttcatgttttaaatagTTTACCAAGACTTACACATTGTTCAACATTTGTTGAAATTTAAATTGCCTATATGGATGTTGAAGATTTTGAAGAATGAAGCACACAGCCAGAGTGcgcacttttacattttaaagattcAAAGATTTAGAGGAAAACTAAGTTTGAATTTATGTGATATCGTTATCTAGGCCtttatgaaaattaatttaCAACACGTGATAAAAGTTAGttatatgtaaaaatatgttttggctCTTCTGTAAAGCCCCCCGATCTCCTTTAGCCATGGAGAGATGCAGATATGAGTTGTTCTGGCACGATTCTGAACTTTATTCCTCACCTCATGGCGACTTTGGGCTacgaagactagaaaggtgtcTTATTCCACTCAAAAGCTCAAGTTCTCCCCCAGCATCCAGCGCGCTAATAGTCCAACTTGTTAAGAGGTCAAGAGGTGACCCGTTGGAAAATCTTGCAAACAGCAGATGAATGGGAACTTAATTATTATTTCATGCATATACTTCTCCCGCATTGGCCACTTTTGTGTGCCGTTATCCGAGCTATGCCAAGAAGCTGTTGCAATATTGATAAGAACAGACACTGATCCAGGTCTGGTTGCAGGTTTTTCCTGTCCACTCTGCCTGGCAAACATCTCAAgggaaacatgtttttgatagcCACGAGGTTTATTTATTATGCCTGTTGTTTTATATCTCTTAAAGGTCTTTACAGACTATTTGTGATGGGTTATTTGTTTTACTCTAGTTGAAATCCAGAGTTATGTAGCCTATCCTAGTCACACCAGCCATGAAGACCTATGTAAAGTGATCTGGTGGATATGAATGGGTGAATGATTTCTGTAATGTGAATTATTTATGAACCCCTAAAGTTCGGGGGACCATCAACAAGTCAAGGGTGAGAGCACAGCACAGCAGTGCTAAAATGGATTACTGACAACAGAAACAGGCTTGACAGACTGAGCGCCAAAAAGCTGCACCCCAACCTTAAGTTGTGTTCCTTTTTTTATCATGAGAATTaacctcttctttctctctgtctttctccaggTGGACTGTGTCTATGGCTGATTTTGTGGCTGGTGGTGGTGAAGCCAGGCGGGGTGGAGGCATGTCCCAAGCTGTGCGTGTGTTACCCCACACCCATGACGGTCAGCTGCCAGTCCCAGAACATCACAATAGTCCCGGCTGGGGTGCCATATGACTCACAACGTGTTTTCCTGCAGAACAACCGCATCACAGAGCTTCGCGCAGACTCTTTTGGCTTTGAGACACAGGTATAaaatggcagtgtgtgtgtgcatgtgtttgcatcTGTTGAATTTCCCAGCAATATTTGCAGACATTCACAATCACTTTTATTTCTCCTCTCTTATTCCATGATTTTCTCTTCATACTGTGTAGGTGCTTTGGCTATATGGCAACAACATCACATGGATCGAGGCCGGGGCCTTCAGTAACCTCAGGGTTCTGGAGGAGCTGGATCTGGGCGATAACCCGCTGCAGCGCCTGGAAGGTGGAGCCTTCAGGGGCTTGGAGAAGCTGCAAAGCTTGCACATGCATCGCTGCAAGTTGGCCGCTCTCCCCCATGACCTCTTCCACAAGCTGTACAGCCTGCAGTTCCTCTACCTGCAGGTaaagcctgcacacacacacacacacacacacacacacctaaagtcacacacatgcaaagatACATTCTTGATAGTCATGCATGTGCACGTGATGCCTGCAGGAATACACACTTCTGTTGCAGAATTTTTCTAATGATACATCAGTCACGTTACAGGCTGCACACCCGCACATATACAGATGCTTTTATACTGTGCATGTTAAAGGATTGTTTCAGTAGGTTCAGTGAGTTACACAGTCACAAAAATGCAAACTATAATATGATGTATATAACAACACCCATAACATGTAGAACCAAAGCATCACACCTCAGCAGGAACAATTTAACTAATTAACTGTGGAAAAACACAATTTGAAATTCTGTTACCATCACAATAGCACAACTGATTGCTTTCAGATTGATTGAAAGGAACTAATTACAGATCTTCAGTACGATAAGTGTTTGCAAAGTGAGTGGCCGCCAAATACTCCATGTATAATACACAAAAAGGAGAAGGTGCCCACACATTTCTTCTCAGCAGCAGTTCTAGCTGCAAGTCATATGGAACACAATGATCAAACATAACTCTAACAAGGACCATGGTAGAGGCCGATCTTACCAGTGGATAGAATAAAAGAAGACCACGACATACTCGCCTCTTAAAGCAAACCTGCAGCCgactgacagaaaattattaaacatttcaccTAAACATCAGGATACAAACTGATGAAAGCTTCACACATTTACCACAGAAGATCCATCTACAGTTGTGTGAATACTCTCTTTCATTAAACATAAGTTCTGACAAAATTATGTtaacaagacaataaaatacTCAACTCTCAGCTTTATTTAGCACTTAAAACCCAACACTGTAAAACCAAATATCTTTGAAgcacaaataattaaaaatctgttttgccACACATTTTAATGCTTACTATAATCCTTTGGATTAATTTCCTTCATTTCAGTACACTATGAATATTAGCTTGCAGAGATTTCTCAAGACGTCACCTGTATTTGTTGCCAGAGTTGTTGTCAGCGTTTTGGCAGCTAATAGTGAGATCACAGCTGCTGGATGATGGAGTCCCTGCCAAGATGGCTTTTCAGGGAATGAtaaaatctctcccacattcAGCATGGTTTCAGGTGGAAGAGGTCACTGTAAAGCTACTTTCAAATTGGACATTCCCCAAGTGTACATGTATGGTAATGTCAGAGGAAGTGAGGGACGTTTTTCCTCCCATCACAGCTGATAGTAATCACTGATTGAAATAGAGATGATGGACTCCACTTGAGTGAtttcaaaaaatttaattatatgTTACTCATATGGCTAAGAGCTTCTAATCGATTCTAGATTTATAGTCTCCTTTACATACAATGTAAAGTATCTGAAATCCCAAAATAAGCATTTATTGTACAACttaaaagatgtgtttttaccACAACACTAAATCTTCTTGTATTTTGTCTTTGCTATAGGACAATCAGCTGCACTTTCTGCAGGATGACCTGTTTTCAGATCTGGTCAACCTCACTCATCTCTTCCTGCATGGAAACCGCATCCGTGCCCTCTCTGAGAATGTGTTCAGAGGCCTGGTCAACCTGGACCGCCTCCTTCTCCATGACAACCGCATCAGGCAGGTCAACCGTCGGGCTTTCCGTGACCTGGGCCGCCTGACCATCCTTTACTTGTTCAACAACTCCCTGGCCGAGCTGCCGGGCCAGGCCATGAAAGACACCCAAGGCATCCAGTTCCTCCGCCTCAATGGTAACCCCTGGTCCTGCGGCTGTGAGGCTCGTCCCCTGTGGGAGTGGTTCCGTAAGGCCCGCATCTCCTCCTCTGAGCTTATGTGCACCTCTCCATCCCAACGTCGTGGCCAGGACCTCAGATTCCTCCGGGAGTTGGACTTCGCCCTCTGCCCTCTGCCTGACCCCGGCTCTCTGGCTGGCAGCACCACGACCACCTTCAGCACCAAGACCCGCTGGTGGTTCTCCAAGAACAAGCCCGCTTCTTCATCCAAGGCTTCGTATCAGAAGAGCACAGAGACGGTGAAGGCCTTCCCCTTCTCTGCCGTGAAGCCTCAGTACCTCCCCAAAACCCCATCTGAAACCTTCTCCTCCAAGTATGAACTGTCAGAAGATGAGGTGGCACTCCCCAAGCTGGACCAAGAAGAATACTGGGCCAACTACGGCAACGAAGACGCCTCCATCCGCTGCTTTGAGCTGGAGTGCCCCCCAGGCTATGACAACTCAGCCTTCccatcatcctcctcctttccCAGCACCCCatccctcctccaccttctctccctctccatagTTGCAATCACTCTCCATTTCCTTTTTGGCTGAACTGTTTTCTCCTCCATACCCTTTTTTATCTTCCGATTTCTCCCCCTGCTCTTTCCAACTCTAACAAAAACCTGGATCTTGATTCCTTTCAGTTAACTCCTCGACTTGCAGGGGATGCTACACTGACACAGGGAGACAGGAGAGGCAGCAGGGGGCTGTTTTAAAGAGCAGAGATAAGTTAAATTGATGTAGAGCAGGACAGGATTTCAGTGTTGAAGTAGCTGCTGCTTATTGGTACGGGCTTTAAAAATCAGGGATCACATCATGAAAACTGTGATAGTGACCGTACAAAGGCAGAAACCTACAGCAACATCATGAAATGATGGAGACACAACACGCAGACAGCTGGTGGTGTCCACAGACATTTTTTGTAAACAACGCAGGCGTTGTGACTCGTCTACAGCTATTTTCTATACCAACTAGTGCTCACCGTCCAATCACCGCTGATGTTATTCCTCGCTAATTTATCATGAATAAAAGTGGTGATTAATGATACCAGAAGTAGGAGAAAGATGCGGATTCACACAGATTAACACAGATAATGAGAGGCTtgggaggaaagaaaagaaaaggaaataataataggcagatgtgaaaagaaaattaataacATGTGAGAAGAGTGAGCTTAAGATATTCATCTAAAGGCAGAAAAGGATGAGAGGATCATCAGATCTGCAGCCAAGAGCggctctcctctctccttctgatTCAAAATCTTGTGTGATCCCAGAGATGCCAGCAAACCACCACCTTCACCCACGCTTGTACATACCACACATCATCACTGTACATACACCCATCGCAAACAGCTCTGTAGGGTAAACTAGCTgggtttttatatttcattttagtACCATTTAGTAAATGAGAGCTTGAGGTGATAGATAGATTAGGTTGTAAATGGAAGGCAATGTGGAAACTCCTTTTCGTCTTTCATGTTCTCCACTCTTGTCTTTTCCTCTCTCAGACAATCTTAACACTTGTTTCCCAGACTGGGAAAATGGAAAATCTAAAAATTGATATGAGTTATTTAAACATATGAGAGCTCACTTTCAACATGGGCAGAGAAATAAATGCTCACAACCAAAAAAGGGTTATCAGTTTTTGTTGTGTGAGTGGGATTAGACTGTTGCAGACTAATAACCAAAGGACCTGAGAAGACCAATTTGATCATGTCTCTTCTTAAAATGAGTGCCTGTGTATGTGCCTGTTTTCCCTTAAAGAATAGGGCCTCTGTCTGTTAGTCTGGATGTCCAAACTGACACAGaacaagataaaaacaacacCAGGGCTGAATCCTACACAGCTCCTTGTGTTGTTTGAAGCCTCAGGTCTCCTGTTACATTAAACTTTGACCTGCAATCGGTGACTGTGTGTGCGACACCGATGAGGatgtgtgtatttctttttagCTCTGATTGAAAGTATTTTATGTCTCAAGGACCCACAACTGTTTCAAAACTGTATAGTTTCAGAAATGCATGAGACTCTGTGTATCAGTTTgctttttcagtattttctgaaCAAATGAGGTCTTTATGGTGCGGACCACAATCAAGCTGTCATGCATAAAACCATCTCTCGCATATTAAAGCTGTCCTTTATT
This portion of the Micropterus dolomieu isolate WLL.071019.BEF.003 ecotype Adirondacks linkage group LG19, ASM2129224v1, whole genome shotgun sequence genome encodes:
- the rtn4rl2b gene encoding reticulon-4 receptor-like 2b translates to MQTRWTMRGSSAHNFKSGLCLWLILWLVVVKPGGVEACPKLCVCYPTPMTVSCQSQNITIVPAGVPYDSQRVFLQNNRITELRADSFGFETQVLWLYGNNITWIEAGAFSNLRVLEELDLGDNPLQRLEGGAFRGLEKLQSLHMHRCKLAALPHDLFHKLYSLQFLYLQDNQLHFLQDDLFSDLVNLTHLFLHGNRIRALSENVFRGLVNLDRLLLHDNRIRQVNRRAFRDLGRLTILYLFNNSLAELPGQAMKDTQGIQFLRLNGNPWSCGCEARPLWEWFRKARISSSELMCTSPSQRRGQDLRFLRELDFALCPLPDPGSLAGSTTTTFSTKTRWWFSKNKPASSSKASYQKSTETVKAFPFSAVKPQYLPKTPSETFSSKYELSEDEVALPKLDQEEYWANYGNEDASIRCFELECPPGYDNSAFPSSSSFPSTPSLLHLLSLSIVAITLHFLFG